One window from the genome of Sesamum indicum cultivar Zhongzhi No. 13 linkage group LG15, S_indicum_v1.0, whole genome shotgun sequence encodes:
- the LOC105177543 gene encoding alpha-1,4-glucan-protein synthase [UDP-forming] 1 encodes MAAAAPPLKDELDIVIPTIRNLDFLEMWRPFFQPYHLIIVQDGDPSKTIKVPDGFDYELYNRNDINRILGPKASCISFKDSACRCFGYMVSKKKYIFTIDDDCFVAKDPSGKQINALEQHIKNLLCPSTPLFFNTLYEPFRDGSDFVRGYPFSLREGVPTAVSHGLWLNIPDYDAPTQLVKPLERNTKYVDAVLTIPKGTLFPMCGMNLAFDRDLIGPAMYFGLMGDGQPIGRYDDMWAGWCTKVICDHLGLGVKTGLPYIWHSKASNPFVNLKKEYNGIFWQEEIIPFFQAATLSKDSTTVQKCYIELSKQVKEKLGKVDPYFVKLADAMETWIQAWDELNPPTKAK; translated from the exons ATGGCAGCCGCAGCACCGCCGCTAAAAGATGAGCTAGACATCGTGATACCAACTATCCGGAACCTGGATTTCTTGGAGATGTGGAGGCCCTTCTTCCAGCCATACCACCTGATCATAGTGCAGGATGGAGACCCTTCGAAGACGATCAAGGTCCCTGATGGTTTCGATTACGAGCTGTATAATCGCAACGATATCAACAGAATTCTTGGCCCCAAGGCCTCCTGCATTTCCTTCAAGGACTCCGCCTGTCGTTGCTTTGGGTATATGGTCTCCAAGAAGAAGTACATCTTCACTATTGATGACGACTGCTTT GTAGCAAAAGACCCTTCTGGCAAACAGATCAATGCCCTGGAACAACATATCAAAAATCTGCTGTGTCCATCAACCCCACTTTTCTTCAACACCCTGTATGAACCTTTCAGGGATGGCTCAGATTTTGTGCGTGGATACCCTTTCAGCCTTAGGGAGGGCGTGCCAACAGCCGTCTCACACGGCCTCTGGTTGAATATCCCTGATTACGATGCTCCAACGCAGCTTGTCAAGCCTCTCGAGAGAAACACAAA GTATGTTGATGCAGTGCTCACAATACCAAAGGGCACCCTGTTTCCCATGTGTGGCATGAATCTTGCATTTGATCGTGATCTCATCGGTCCGGCTATGTATTTCGGCCTCATGGGAGACGGTCAGCCAATTGGACGCTACGATGACATGTGGGCTGGCTGGTGCACCAAG GTGATCTGCGATCATTTGGGATTGGGTGTGAAAACTGGGCTGCCATATATTTGGCACAGCAAGGCCAGCAACCCCTTTGTGAACCTAAAGAAAGAGTACAACGGCATATTTTGGCAAGAAGAGATAATCCCTTTCTTCCAGGCTGCCACACTGTCGAAAGACTCGACCACCGTCCAGAAATGTTACATTGAACTTTCCAAACAGGTCAAAGAGAAGCTTGGAAAGGTAGACCCATACTTTGTGAAGCTTGCAGATGCAATGGAGACATGGATTCAGGCTTGGGATGAGCTCAATCCTCCTACTAAGGCTAAATAA
- the LOC105177544 gene encoding probable tRNA (guanine(26)-N(2))-dimethyltransferase 1 isoform X2 has product MGGAEEIIGHEKHENGAPFDLNDFTVIKEGEAEILMHAKNEVFYNKTQVNNRDMSIAVLRTFISKRQQEHEAMLSKKSRAGPKVSGEPVAKPEALTDTVMHDEKTNGACEVSQEICQGESCSISEETTAKQEGKGRGELKPPVVLEALSASGLRALRYAREVDGIDKVVALDNDKASVEACRRNIKFNGSVARLKVESHLADARVYMLTHPKEFDVVDLDPYGSPSVFLDSAVQSVVDGGMLMCTATDMAVLCGGNGEVCYSKYGSYPLKGKYCHEMALRILLACIESHANRYKRYIVPVLSVQMDFYVRVFVRVYTSASAMKNTPLKLSYVYQCTGCDSFHLQPIGRTVSKNTSVRYLPGFGPAVAQECTDCGKKYNMGGPIWSAPIHDMEWVTSILSDVKSMKDRYPAFDMISAVLTTISEELPDIPLFLSLHNLCATLKCTSPSAVIFRSAVINAGYRISGSHVNPLGLKTDAPMNVIWDIMRCWVKSHPVKAQPPDQAGSVILAKEPVLQANFARAVASLSKAQAKKVARFLPNPERHWGPKVRAGRQITSKHVSLLGAEAVKGVCKHEEGEEPASKQRSIVHCD; this is encoded by the exons ATGGGTGGTGCTGAGGAAATAATTGGGCATGAGAAGCACGAGAACGGCGCGCCCTTTGATCTCAATGATTTCACCGTAATCAAAGAAGGGGAGGCTGAGATTTTGATGCACGCCAAAAACGAAGTCTTTTATAACAAAACCCAG GTTAACAACAGGGACATGTCTATTGCTGTTTTGAGGACATTTATATCAAAACGTCAACAAGAGCATGAAGCGATGCTGTCCAAGAAATCAAGAGCTGGACCCAAGGTCTCAGGAGAACCTGTTGCCAAGCCAGAAGCTCTTACAGATACCGTAATGCATGATGAGAAAACTAATGGGGCATGTGAAGTCTCTCAAGAGATATGCCAAGGCGAATCCTGCAGCATCTCGGAAGAAACAACTGCAAAACAAGAGGGGAAAGGTCGGGGAGAACTGAAACCACCTGTCGTTTTGGAG GCACTTTCGGCTTCTGGACTCAGGGCTTTAAGATATGCTCGTGAAGTAGATGGAATTGATAAAGTTGTGGCCCTGGACAATGATAAAG CATCTGTTGAAGCTTGCAGGagaaacattaaatttaatggttCAGTAGCACGGTTGAAGGTGGAGTCGCACCTTGCTGACGCTAGAGTATACATGCTTACCCACCCAAAAGAATTCGATGTG GTTGATCTTGATCCTTATGGTTCACCATCTGTTTTCCTGGACTCTGCTGTTCAATCAGTTGTTGATGGAGGAATGTTAATGTGCACAGCAACTGATATGGCAGTACTTTGCGGGGGCAATGGCGAGGTCTGCTATTCCAA ATATGGTTCTTATCctttgaaaggaaaatattgtCATGAGATGGCGTTGAGGATCCTTCTTGCATGTATTGag AGCCATGCAAACCGGTACAAGAGATACATTGTCCCTGTGCTATCTGTTCAAATGGATTTCTATGTACGAGTATTTGTTCGTGTATATAC TTCTGCGAGTGCAATGAAAAACACACCTTTAAAGCTGTCATATGTTTATCAGTGCACTGGCTGTGATTCTTTTCATCTTCAGCCAATTGGAAGGACTGTGTCTAAG AACACCAGTGTAAGGTACCTTCCTGGATTTGGTCCTGCTGTTGCCCAAGAGTGCACTGACTGTggcaaaaaatacaatatggGTGGCCCCATATGGTCTGCTCCAATCCATGATATGGAATGGGTAACTTCCATTCTATCAGATGTGAAGTCTATGAAGGATCGATATCCTGCTTTTGATATGATCTCTGCTGTTTTAACTACAATTTCAGAG GAATTACCAGATATTCCACTGTTTCTGAGTTTGCACAACCTCTGTGCAACACTAAAATGCACCTCTCCTTCCGCAGTCATATTTCGGTCTGCTGTAATTAATGCTGGCTATCGTATATCAGGAAGTCATGTAAACCCCTTGGGTTTGAAAACAGATGCTCCAATGAATGTGATATGGGATATAATGCGCTGCTGG GTCAAAAGCCATCCTGTGAAAGCTCAGCCACCTGATCAGGCTGGAAGCGTAATCCTCGCCAAGGAACCTGTTCTGCAG GCTAATTTTGCACGAGCTGTGGCTTCGCTTAGCAAGGCACAGGCGAAAAAGGTTGCAAGATTTCTTCCCAACCCAGAGCGGCACTGGGGGCCTAAGGTGAGGGCAGGTCGTCAGATTACTAGTAAGCATGTCTCCCTTTTGGGTGCAGAGGCAGTTAAAGGAGTATGTAAGCACGAAGAAGGTGAAGAGCCGGCAAGCAAGC AGAGAAGCATAGTACACTGTGACTGA
- the LOC105177544 gene encoding probable tRNA (guanine(26)-N(2))-dimethyltransferase 2 isoform X1 — MGGAEEIIGHEKHENGAPFDLNDFTVIKEGEAEILMHAKNEVFYNKTQVNNRDMSIAVLRTFISKRQQEHEAMLSKKSRAGPKVSGEPVAKPEALTDTVMHDEKTNGACEVSQEICQGESCSISEETTAKQEGKGRGELKPPVVLEALSASGLRALRYAREVDGIDKVVALDNDKASVEACRRNIKFNGSVARLKVESHLADARVYMLTHPKEFDVVDLDPYGSPSVFLDSAVQSVVDGGMLMCTATDMAVLCGGNGEVCYSKYGSYPLKGKYCHEMALRILLACIESHANRYKRYIVPVLSVQMDFYVRVFVRVYTSASAMKNTPLKLSYVYQCTGCDSFHLQPIGRTVSKNTSVRYLPGFGPAVAQECTDCGKKYNMGGPIWSAPIHDMEWVTSILSDVKSMKDRYPAFDMISAVLTTISEELPDIPLFLSLHNLCATLKCTSPSAVIFRSAVINAGYRISGSHVNPLGLKTDAPMNVIWDIMRCWVKSHPVKAQPPDQAGSVILAKEPVLQANFARAVASLSKAQAKKVARFLPNPERHWGPKVRAGRQITSKHVSLLGAEAVKGVCKHEEGEEPASKRKKTEEPVTPNL, encoded by the exons ATGGGTGGTGCTGAGGAAATAATTGGGCATGAGAAGCACGAGAACGGCGCGCCCTTTGATCTCAATGATTTCACCGTAATCAAAGAAGGGGAGGCTGAGATTTTGATGCACGCCAAAAACGAAGTCTTTTATAACAAAACCCAG GTTAACAACAGGGACATGTCTATTGCTGTTTTGAGGACATTTATATCAAAACGTCAACAAGAGCATGAAGCGATGCTGTCCAAGAAATCAAGAGCTGGACCCAAGGTCTCAGGAGAACCTGTTGCCAAGCCAGAAGCTCTTACAGATACCGTAATGCATGATGAGAAAACTAATGGGGCATGTGAAGTCTCTCAAGAGATATGCCAAGGCGAATCCTGCAGCATCTCGGAAGAAACAACTGCAAAACAAGAGGGGAAAGGTCGGGGAGAACTGAAACCACCTGTCGTTTTGGAG GCACTTTCGGCTTCTGGACTCAGGGCTTTAAGATATGCTCGTGAAGTAGATGGAATTGATAAAGTTGTGGCCCTGGACAATGATAAAG CATCTGTTGAAGCTTGCAGGagaaacattaaatttaatggttCAGTAGCACGGTTGAAGGTGGAGTCGCACCTTGCTGACGCTAGAGTATACATGCTTACCCACCCAAAAGAATTCGATGTG GTTGATCTTGATCCTTATGGTTCACCATCTGTTTTCCTGGACTCTGCTGTTCAATCAGTTGTTGATGGAGGAATGTTAATGTGCACAGCAACTGATATGGCAGTACTTTGCGGGGGCAATGGCGAGGTCTGCTATTCCAA ATATGGTTCTTATCctttgaaaggaaaatattgtCATGAGATGGCGTTGAGGATCCTTCTTGCATGTATTGag AGCCATGCAAACCGGTACAAGAGATACATTGTCCCTGTGCTATCTGTTCAAATGGATTTCTATGTACGAGTATTTGTTCGTGTATATAC TTCTGCGAGTGCAATGAAAAACACACCTTTAAAGCTGTCATATGTTTATCAGTGCACTGGCTGTGATTCTTTTCATCTTCAGCCAATTGGAAGGACTGTGTCTAAG AACACCAGTGTAAGGTACCTTCCTGGATTTGGTCCTGCTGTTGCCCAAGAGTGCACTGACTGTggcaaaaaatacaatatggGTGGCCCCATATGGTCTGCTCCAATCCATGATATGGAATGGGTAACTTCCATTCTATCAGATGTGAAGTCTATGAAGGATCGATATCCTGCTTTTGATATGATCTCTGCTGTTTTAACTACAATTTCAGAG GAATTACCAGATATTCCACTGTTTCTGAGTTTGCACAACCTCTGTGCAACACTAAAATGCACCTCTCCTTCCGCAGTCATATTTCGGTCTGCTGTAATTAATGCTGGCTATCGTATATCAGGAAGTCATGTAAACCCCTTGGGTTTGAAAACAGATGCTCCAATGAATGTGATATGGGATATAATGCGCTGCTGG GTCAAAAGCCATCCTGTGAAAGCTCAGCCACCTGATCAGGCTGGAAGCGTAATCCTCGCCAAGGAACCTGTTCTGCAG GCTAATTTTGCACGAGCTGTGGCTTCGCTTAGCAAGGCACAGGCGAAAAAGGTTGCAAGATTTCTTCCCAACCCAGAGCGGCACTGGGGGCCTAAGGTGAGGGCAGGTCGTCAGATTACTAGTAAGCATGTCTCCCTTTTGGGTGCAGAGGCAGTTAAAGGAGTATGTAAGCACGAAGAAGGTGAAGAGCCGGCAAGCAAGCGTAAGAAGACAGAAGAACCTGTTACTCCTAATTTATGA